A window of Candidatus Pantoea floridensis contains these coding sequences:
- a CDS encoding RcnB family protein: MRRTHVTLLSAGIFLGALSLTPAALAEGEQTDNVPPPPQVQQPAPDAQTQAPTADAPASNEPAESSGDVAPIRPPQSGDASAPNNYDLTTIIIDYKEYKVGDVVPDEYRKKQYTIVEWQPRHLPAPQPGTHWAYINANYILITDDSGKIVMGKSGEIFFRG; the protein is encoded by the coding sequence ATGCGCAGGACACACGTCACCCTTCTTTCTGCAGGAATTTTTCTGGGCGCTTTAAGCCTTACTCCGGCCGCGCTGGCGGAAGGCGAGCAAACGGATAACGTACCACCGCCGCCGCAGGTGCAGCAGCCCGCACCCGATGCACAAACACAGGCGCCAACTGCCGATGCACCTGCCAGCAATGAACCGGCCGAATCGAGTGGCGATGTAGCACCTATTCGTCCACCGCAAAGCGGCGATGCTTCTGCACCAAACAATTACGATCTGACGACCATTATCATCGACTACAAAGAGTACAAAGTGGGCGATGTGGTGCCAGACGAATACCGTAAAAAGCAGTACACCATTGTCGAATGGCAGCCGCGTCATCTGCCGGCACCGCAGCCAGGCACACATTGGGCCTATATCAACGCCAACTACATTTTGATTACCGATGACAGCGGCAAGATCGTAATGGGCAAATCGGGTGAAATCTTCTTCCGCGGTTAA
- a CDS encoding isopenicillin N synthase family dioxygenase encodes MATTLPVLDLALLELPDAEQAHYLAELRETARDVGFFYLVNHGINPQLLQNVQSITRAFFALPDDEKQRVSMIHSPHFRGYNRAGVEYTREQRDQREQFDIGAEREALALQPGDPAWKQLQGPNLWPESLPQLRPVIHAWQQAMTQVSLRLLRAFARSLSLPPDAFDALYGTHPNEHVKLIRYPGQAADASQQGVGAHKDSGFLTFLLQDDQPGLQVEVTPGHWVDALPKPGAFVVNIGELLEIATNGYLRATVHRVISPPASQERLSIAFFLGAQLDAEVPLYSLPPELAAEARGPTSDPSNPLLREVGWNYLKGRLRSHRDVAQRYYADTLHSVKS; translated from the coding sequence ATGGCAACCACTTTGCCGGTACTGGATTTAGCGCTGCTGGAATTGCCGGATGCTGAACAGGCGCACTATCTTGCCGAGCTGCGGGAAACCGCACGTGACGTTGGTTTTTTTTATCTGGTTAATCATGGCATCAATCCGCAGCTGCTGCAGAACGTGCAAAGTATCACGCGGGCCTTCTTTGCATTGCCGGATGACGAGAAACAGCGCGTCTCGATGATTCACTCGCCGCACTTTCGCGGCTACAACCGCGCGGGCGTGGAATATACCCGCGAGCAGCGCGATCAGCGCGAGCAATTTGATATTGGTGCCGAGCGCGAGGCGCTGGCGTTGCAGCCGGGCGATCCGGCGTGGAAGCAATTGCAAGGGCCTAATCTCTGGCCGGAGTCGCTGCCGCAGCTGCGTCCGGTGATCCACGCCTGGCAGCAGGCGATGACGCAGGTTTCGCTGCGCTTACTGCGCGCCTTTGCCCGGTCTCTTTCGCTGCCGCCGGATGCGTTCGATGCGCTGTACGGTACGCATCCCAATGAACATGTGAAGCTTATTCGCTATCCCGGCCAAGCGGCAGATGCCAGCCAGCAAGGCGTTGGCGCCCATAAAGACTCTGGGTTTCTTACCTTTTTGTTGCAGGACGATCAGCCGGGTTTACAGGTGGAAGTGACGCCTGGCCATTGGGTGGATGCGCTGCCAAAACCGGGCGCGTTCGTGGTGAACATTGGCGAACTGCTGGAGATTGCCACCAACGGTTATCTGCGCGCTACCGTGCACCGCGTGATATCGCCACCCGCCAGTCAGGAGCGGCTATCAATCGCCTTCTTTCTTGGTGCGCAACTGGATGCCGAAGTCCCGCTCTACTCGTTGCCACCAGAGCTGGCGGCAGAGGCGCGCGGCCCCACCAGCGATCCCAGCAATCCGCTGCTGCGCGAAGTGGGCTGGAACTACCTCAAAGGGCGTTTGCGATCGCATCGCGACGTGGCGCAGCGTTATTACGCTGACACTCTCCATAGCGTTAAATCATAA
- a CDS encoding MetQ/NlpA family ABC transporter substrate-binding protein, producing the protein MNKKVIAALAMMSVFSTYASAAALRVAADAVPHSEILNHIKQTDKKLDLNVIELNGNLNANELLARGDVDANYFQHVPYLRDQEKALGETFSVVATVHIEPLGIYSHKVKSLKDLPDGAQVAVPNNVTNLSRALYLLQANGLLKLNSTRANTLVTSADITDNPHHLKIIEVEAPQLPRALDDAQLAIINGNYALQAGLVPSKDALALEQAKDNPYANVLVTTPKLAKDPRILELAKDLESKQTAEFINQHYRGSVIPVNQ; encoded by the coding sequence ATGAATAAAAAGGTGATAGCAGCGTTAGCGATGATGTCGGTATTCAGCACTTATGCTTCGGCGGCGGCATTGCGCGTGGCGGCGGATGCGGTACCGCACAGTGAAATCCTCAACCACATCAAGCAAACCGACAAGAAGCTCGATCTTAACGTGATTGAGCTTAACGGCAACCTCAACGCCAACGAACTGCTGGCGCGGGGGGATGTGGATGCCAACTACTTCCAGCACGTTCCCTATTTGCGCGATCAGGAAAAAGCGCTGGGCGAGACGTTTTCGGTGGTTGCCACCGTGCATATTGAGCCGCTGGGCATCTATTCGCACAAAGTGAAATCATTGAAAGATCTGCCTGATGGTGCACAGGTGGCGGTGCCGAACAACGTGACCAACCTGAGCCGCGCCCTTTATCTGCTGCAGGCCAACGGTTTGCTTAAACTGAACAGCACCCGCGCCAACACCCTGGTGACCAGCGCAGACATTACCGACAATCCACACCATTTGAAGATTATTGAAGTTGAAGCGCCGCAGCTGCCGCGCGCGCTGGACGACGCGCAGCTGGCGATCATCAACGGCAACTACGCCTTGCAAGCGGGTTTAGTGCCTTCGAAGGATGCGCTGGCGCTGGAACAGGCGAAGGACAACCCCTACGCCAATGTGCTGGTAACGACACCTAAGCTGGCTAAAGATCCACGCATTCTCGAATTAGCGAAAGATCTTGAGTCAAAGCAAACCGCTGAATTTATTAACCAGCATTACCGGGGATCGGTTATTCCTGTTAATCAATAA
- the pdxR gene encoding MocR-like pyridoxine biosynthesis transcription factor PdxR: MSDVELHQLLLAPLERKGEQTLQQQLFQRIKQAILAGKLTAGTRLPATRQLALEVGVSRNTVIAVCAQLQAEGFLLSDRQGSHITHMAQLPDDHAQYVSSEIALSPRIAQLRSSHRTFSQEMALRPGIPSLAHFPLAQWRRALNRVMLHQPQQLLGYGDPLGERTLREALAQHLALARGVRCTPEQIVITEGAQQALTLCVALLSNPGDIGWVEEPGYRGAKAAMRLGDMRIEPVAVDAQGLVAGPEKWQQRTPRLIYTTPTHQYPTGAIMSAPRRLALLAAAREHQTWIIEDDYDSDFRYSGEPIAAMQGMMQPTPVIYIGSFSKTLFPALRLGFMVMPAQLIAPLRPALHELLRGGNRPEQQALALFLRSGDFSRHLSKMRRLYRQRQATLRQALQHTFGMQVPLLGGDCGMHLVLSLAEEHNDMAMVDRLIQSGFAPGALSGFYLGEQKQQGLVLGYGNTSTSQIMAGVAQLARLLRGD; the protein is encoded by the coding sequence ATGAGTGACGTTGAACTGCATCAACTGTTGCTGGCCCCGCTGGAGCGAAAGGGCGAGCAGACGCTGCAACAACAGCTATTCCAGCGCATCAAACAGGCCATCCTGGCGGGCAAACTCACCGCAGGCACGCGCTTGCCCGCCACGCGCCAGCTGGCACTGGAAGTGGGCGTCTCGCGCAATACGGTGATTGCGGTCTGCGCGCAGTTGCAAGCTGAAGGTTTTCTACTGAGCGATCGTCAGGGCAGTCATATCACCCACATGGCGCAGTTGCCTGATGACCATGCGCAATACGTCAGCAGTGAGATCGCGTTGTCGCCGCGCATTGCCCAGCTGCGATCCAGCCATCGCACGTTCAGTCAGGAGATGGCGCTGCGGCCAGGCATTCCTTCGCTGGCCCATTTTCCGCTGGCGCAGTGGCGACGCGCGCTGAACCGGGTGATGTTGCATCAGCCACAGCAACTGCTGGGCTATGGCGATCCCCTCGGTGAGCGCACACTGCGGGAAGCGCTGGCGCAACATCTTGCTCTGGCGCGTGGCGTTCGCTGTACGCCCGAGCAAATCGTGATCACCGAAGGCGCGCAGCAGGCACTCACGCTGTGCGTCGCGCTACTCAGCAACCCAGGCGACATCGGATGGGTTGAGGAGCCCGGATATCGCGGTGCAAAAGCCGCAATGCGCCTGGGCGATATGCGTATTGAGCCGGTAGCCGTTGATGCACAAGGGTTGGTCGCCGGGCCGGAAAAGTGGCAGCAGCGGACGCCGCGGCTGATTTACACCACGCCAACCCACCAATATCCTACCGGCGCGATCATGAGTGCCCCGCGCCGCCTGGCGCTGCTGGCGGCGGCACGTGAACATCAAACGTGGATTATTGAAGATGATTACGACAGTGATTTTCGCTACAGCGGTGAGCCGATCGCTGCCATGCAGGGCATGATGCAGCCCACGCCAGTGATCTATATTGGCTCCTTCAGTAAAACGCTGTTCCCCGCGCTGCGCCTTGGCTTCATGGTGATGCCCGCGCAGCTCATCGCGCCGCTACGCCCTGCTCTGCATGAACTGCTGCGCGGTGGCAATCGTCCCGAGCAGCAGGCTCTGGCACTGTTTTTACGCAGCGGCGACTTCAGCCGTCACCTAAGCAAAATGCGCCGGCTGTATCGTCAGCGCCAGGCAACGTTGCGCCAGGCCTTGCAGCACACTTTTGGCATGCAGGTGCCGTTGCTGGGTGGGGATTGCGGAATGCATTTAGTGTTATCGTTAGCGGAGGAACACAACGATATGGCGATGGTGGATCGATTGATCCAGAGTGGTTTTGCGCCAGGTGCGCTATCAGGGTTTTATCTAGGCGAGCAGAAGCAGCAAGGGCTAGTGCTGGGTTACGGTAACACCAGCACCAGCCAGATTATGGCAGGTGTTGCGCAGCTAGCGCGTCTGCTGCGCGGGGATTAA
- a CDS encoding DUF1176 domain-containing protein codes for MFTRLLLAMSLLAGLSAPLLADQDGVSFSHKDWELACDNTLTCRAAGYSAEEGAGGSVLLVRAGGPNATTHGRVVLADTGDDDSKQVDTLTLWIDDRALGAVAKAENDEWTLTDEQTQALINAIKNSGKVEFRGGEEPFDLSSNGAFATLLKMDDAQGRLSTPGALVRKGNKPESSVPAAQAMPVIQQVKVAKADARPLTAYELALLKPKLIASLTDDDSCDNLAPSDDQPEEGAEPLTLTPVDSAHVLIAALCWRGAYNEGYGFWLIDTRLQGKPQLVTDSGTDYSEGVISEAQKGRGIGDCWSTAAWVWDGKDFVQSSDATTGMCRAIRAGGAWQLPTWVTEVKPAVIP; via the coding sequence TGAGTGCGCCGTTGTTGGCAGATCAAGATGGTGTCTCCTTTAGCCATAAAGACTGGGAGCTGGCTTGCGATAACACGCTGACCTGTCGCGCGGCGGGTTACAGCGCCGAAGAGGGCGCAGGTGGCTCGGTGCTGCTGGTGCGTGCGGGCGGGCCAAACGCGACGACGCATGGCCGCGTAGTGCTGGCCGATACCGGCGACGATGATTCGAAGCAGGTTGATACTCTAACGTTGTGGATTGACGATCGGGCGTTGGGAGCGGTAGCGAAAGCAGAAAATGACGAATGGACGCTGACCGATGAGCAAACTCAGGCGCTGATTAACGCCATTAAAAACAGCGGCAAGGTGGAATTTCGCGGTGGCGAAGAGCCGTTCGATCTCTCCAGCAATGGCGCGTTCGCGACGCTACTGAAAATGGATGACGCGCAGGGACGTCTCAGCACGCCGGGCGCCCTGGTGCGCAAGGGAAATAAGCCGGAAAGCAGCGTTCCGGCGGCGCAGGCCATGCCGGTGATTCAGCAGGTGAAGGTGGCGAAAGCCGATGCGCGCCCGTTAACTGCCTATGAGCTGGCGCTATTGAAACCGAAGCTGATTGCGTCTCTCACCGATGATGACAGCTGCGACAATCTCGCGCCTTCCGACGATCAGCCGGAAGAGGGCGCAGAGCCACTGACGTTAACGCCGGTGGACAGTGCGCACGTGCTGATTGCCGCGCTGTGCTGGCGCGGTGCTTATAACGAAGGCTACGGTTTTTGGTTGATCGACACCAGGTTACAGGGCAAACCGCAGCTGGTAACGGATTCGGGTACTGATTACAGCGAAGGCGTCATCTCGGAAGCACAGAAAGGACGCGGCATCGGCGACTGCTGGAGCACGGCGGCGTGGGTGTGGGATGGCAAAGATTTTGTACAAAGTAGTGATGCAACCACCGGCATGTGTCGCGCGATTCGCGCCGGCGGCGCGTGGCAGCTGCCAACGTGGGTCACCGAAGTGAAACCGGCTGTGATTCCGTAA
- a CDS encoding YecA/YgfB family protein, with product MNQGPLTEKELNWLEDMLEKYGNEHSVVDTAELDGMLTALLSGPNDIEPSEWLVAMWGGKKHIPKWSNEREMDRFMTLTFQHLNDIAERLAEFPEQFDPLFGTHEMEGQEFTVVEDWCYGYLRGVALDADWSLLPASLQPMMEAITLHGSEEQLAKREAFTPEEFEASIDAIRPAALELHEYWQEQRMAQPDPEPQLPHFAGAKTGRNDPCPCGSGKKYKQCCGK from the coding sequence ATGAACCAGGGCCCATTAACGGAAAAAGAGCTGAACTGGCTTGAAGATATGCTGGAGAAATACGGCAATGAACACTCGGTGGTAGATACCGCCGAGCTGGATGGCATGCTGACGGCACTGCTTTCCGGCCCAAACGATATCGAACCGAGCGAGTGGCTGGTGGCGATGTGGGGCGGCAAAAAGCACATTCCTAAGTGGTCCAACGAGCGTGAAATGGATCGCTTTATGACGCTGACTTTCCAGCATCTCAACGACATTGCTGAGCGCCTGGCCGAATTCCCGGAGCAGTTTGATCCGCTGTTCGGTACGCATGAGATGGAAGGCCAGGAATTTACCGTGGTGGAAGACTGGTGCTACGGTTATTTGCGCGGCGTGGCGCTGGATGCGGATTGGTCGCTGCTGCCGGCATCCCTGCAGCCGATGATGGAGGCGATTACTCTGCACGGCAGCGAAGAGCAGCTGGCGAAGCGTGAAGCTTTCACGCCAGAAGAGTTTGAAGCCAGCATCGATGCGATTCGCCCTGCCGCGTTAGAGCTGCATGAATACTGGCAGGAACAGCGTATGGCGCAGCCGGATCCCGAGCCACAGTTACCGCACTTTGCCGGGGCAAAAACCGGACGCAACGATCCTTGCCCGTGCGGCAGCGGCAAAAAGTACAAGCAGTGCTGCGGTAAATAA